In one window of Orcinus orca chromosome 17, mOrcOrc1.1, whole genome shotgun sequence DNA:
- the PKIA gene encoding cAMP-dependent protein kinase inhibitor alpha, whose product MTDVETTYADFIASGRTGRRNAIHDILVSSASGNSNELALKLAGLDINKTEGEEDAQRNSTEQSGEAQGEAAKSES is encoded by the exons ATGACTGATGTGGAAACTACATATGCAGATTTTATTGCTTCAGGAAGAACGGGTAGAAGAAATGCAATACATGATATCCTGGTTTCCTCTGCAAGTGGTAACAGCAATGAATTAGCCTTGAAATTAGCAGGTCTTGATATCAACAAGACAG AAGGTGAAGAAGATGCACAGCGAAATTCAACAGAACAAAGTGGGGAAGCCCAGGGAGAAGCAGCAAAATCTGAAagttaa